One part of the Streptomyces sp. NBC_00286 genome encodes these proteins:
- a CDS encoding O-antigen ligase family protein has protein sequence MTHAYAALPAARGLKPVLPVLPVLPVLTVIALLALPVAPGDEGGASLADAASGVVVLCCAIRLLRQRRRPLSRTAVVVLGLPVAGFAVAAAGAITPGAALTGFTRWLQIFVLVPAAVLLLVRDRRDVRLLAWSVVALAVWQGAVGVHQYATGTGASYMGQEIRAVGTFGPADVMAMATVVSFGLVCAVGLALAPGSVRQRVWALLCTALLVVPLAVSFSRGAWIATAVACGAQLVLAGLRRAVAAGAVVAAVSVILVGGFGVGSTLLQERVSSIGQVGDAPDQSVTDRYTMWAAAADMWREQPLTGVGFKGFPEHRDGHASLALSSGSDIEGAGTEYRKQPLLSPHNMYLLVLSEQGLVGLLTLAGSWLALLVLGLRRLVRARRARDPGNAPTTDSSLDCGLIACGLLIWQLINFAYADIGGPTTVLTAISLGLTAWWALSAPLEVRS, from the coding sequence GTGACCCACGCATACGCCGCCCTGCCTGCCGCGCGCGGGCTGAAGCCCGTCCTCCCCGTCCTCCCCGTCCTGCCCGTGCTCACGGTGATCGCCCTGCTCGCGCTGCCCGTCGCACCGGGCGACGAGGGCGGCGCGAGCCTCGCCGACGCCGCCTCCGGTGTCGTGGTCCTGTGCTGCGCGATCCGTCTGCTGCGGCAGCGGCGGCGCCCCCTGTCCCGTACCGCGGTAGTCGTACTCGGCCTGCCCGTGGCCGGTTTCGCCGTGGCGGCGGCCGGGGCCATCACGCCGGGCGCGGCGCTCACCGGCTTCACGCGCTGGCTGCAGATCTTCGTGCTCGTACCGGCCGCCGTCCTCCTGCTCGTCCGCGACCGGCGCGACGTCCGGCTGCTGGCCTGGTCGGTGGTGGCGCTCGCGGTGTGGCAGGGAGCCGTCGGGGTGCACCAGTACGCGACCGGGACCGGCGCCTCGTACATGGGCCAGGAGATCCGGGCGGTCGGCACCTTCGGGCCGGCGGACGTCATGGCGATGGCAACCGTGGTGTCCTTCGGGCTGGTGTGCGCGGTGGGCCTGGCGCTCGCACCGGGGTCCGTACGACAGCGGGTGTGGGCCTTGCTGTGCACGGCGCTGCTCGTCGTGCCGCTGGCCGTGTCCTTCAGCCGGGGTGCGTGGATCGCGACGGCCGTCGCGTGCGGGGCGCAGTTGGTGCTCGCGGGACTGCGGCGGGCGGTGGCGGCGGGCGCGGTCGTGGCCGCCGTGTCCGTGATCCTCGTCGGCGGGTTCGGTGTCGGGTCCACGTTGTTGCAGGAGCGGGTCAGCAGCATCGGCCAGGTGGGCGACGCTCCGGACCAGTCGGTCACCGACCGGTACACCATGTGGGCGGCGGCGGCCGACATGTGGCGCGAACAGCCCCTCACGGGCGTCGGCTTCAAGGGCTTCCCCGAACACCGCGACGGCCACGCCTCACTGGCGCTGTCGTCCGGCAGCGACATCGAGGGCGCGGGCACGGAGTACCGGAAACAGCCACTGCTGTCCCCGCACAACATGTACCTGCTGGTACTCAGCGAACAGGGCCTCGTCGGGCTACTGACGCTCGCGGGAAGCTGGCTGGCGCTGCTGGTGCTGGGCCTGCGGAGACTGGTCCGCGCCCGCAGAGCGCGGGACCCCGGCAACGCCCCGACGACGGACTCGTCCCTCGACTGCGGGCTCATCGCCTGCGGCCTGCTGATCTGGCAGCTGATCAACTTCGCGTACGCCGATATCGGCGGCCCCACGACCGTCCTGACCGCCATCAGCCTGGGCCTGACGGCGTGGTGGGCGCTGAGCGCTCCGCTGGAGGTGCGGTCATGA
- a CDS encoding glycosyltransferase, protein MVSRSAGSLRDAMRQGAPPRILHVTQPVDGGVANVVTELVRAQRATGFHVTVACPDSDLAQTLRALGADVRHWPATRAPGRSLLAEVHRLARIVDEVRPDVLHAHSAKAGLASRLAVRGRIPTVFQPHAWSFEAVGGLTATAALAWERWAARWATRVVCVSEAERTRGVRAGVHATWHVIPNGVDPRRFHPATDTPPRAPATDAPVRAHAADTLVRAGADAPVQTEPVQTDPVRVAPPPLPALDPSAPLVVCVGRLCRQKGQDVLLHAWPSVLRHVPGARLALVGNGPDEERLRDCAPEGVLFAGAVTDALSWYQAADLVVLPSRWEGMALAPLEAMACGRPVVVTDVAGARESLPPGHRAHCLVPPGQPEPLADVLTRLLLDPPLRESLGRQARRHVLAAHDVRHSAEAVAALYRELLGSGRPVPQESIECRESIRS, encoded by the coding sequence ATGGTCAGCCGGTCCGCCGGATCGTTGCGCGACGCGATGCGGCAGGGGGCTCCGCCGCGCATCCTCCACGTCACCCAGCCGGTGGACGGCGGCGTCGCCAACGTCGTCACCGAGCTGGTCCGGGCCCAGCGCGCGACCGGTTTCCATGTCACGGTCGCGTGCCCCGACAGCGACCTTGCCCAGACACTCCGGGCACTAGGCGCGGACGTACGACACTGGCCCGCGACCCGCGCGCCCGGGCGGTCGCTTCTCGCTGAGGTACACCGGCTCGCGCGCATCGTCGACGAGGTCCGGCCCGACGTACTGCACGCGCACAGCGCCAAGGCCGGGCTCGCCTCCCGGCTGGCGGTCAGGGGGCGGATCCCGACGGTTTTCCAGCCGCACGCCTGGTCGTTCGAGGCGGTCGGCGGGCTCACGGCGACGGCGGCCCTGGCGTGGGAGCGATGGGCGGCGCGGTGGGCCACCCGTGTGGTGTGCGTCAGTGAGGCAGAGCGCACACGAGGCGTACGGGCCGGAGTCCACGCCACTTGGCACGTGATCCCCAACGGCGTCGACCCTCGGCGCTTCCACCCCGCCACTGACACGCCCCCACGAGCCCCCGCCACCGACGCGCCCGTACGAGCCCACGCCGCCGACACCCTCGTACGAGCCGGAGCCGATGCCCCCGTACAAACGGAACCCGTACAAACGGACCCCGTACGAGTCGCCCCGCCGCCGCTCCCCGCCCTCGATCCGTCCGCCCCGCTGGTCGTCTGCGTGGGACGCCTCTGTCGCCAGAAGGGCCAGGACGTACTGCTCCATGCGTGGCCCTCGGTGCTGCGGCACGTGCCCGGAGCCCGGTTGGCCCTTGTCGGGAACGGGCCGGACGAGGAGCGGCTGCGGGACTGCGCGCCCGAAGGCGTGCTGTTCGCCGGTGCCGTGACCGACGCCCTGTCCTGGTACCAGGCCGCCGATCTGGTGGTGCTGCCGTCCCGCTGGGAGGGCATGGCGCTGGCGCCGTTGGAGGCGATGGCGTGCGGGCGGCCCGTGGTGGTCACGGACGTGGCGGGGGCGCGCGAGAGTCTGCCGCCCGGTCACCGGGCGCACTGCCTCGTACCGCCCGGTCAGCCGGAACCGCTGGCCGACGTGCTTACCCGGCTGCTGCTCGACCCGCCGCTGCGCGAATCGCTCGGCCGCCAGGCGCGCCGCCACGTACTGGCCGCGCACGACGTGCGGCATTCGGCCGAGGCGGTCGCGGCCCTCTACCGCGAACTCCTCGGCTCCGGGCGCCCGGTGCCCCAGGAATCCATCGAGTGCAGGGAGTCCATCCGCTCGTGA
- the murJ gene encoding murein biosynthesis integral membrane protein MurJ, which translates to MTVPPPPGGNATTTTAGPGTDAPEPAVAGPHTDAPDPDPNATKTTFVSQGFLARAAFITVLLSLAGALLGLGRDQALAHLFGAGSDTDAFLVAWTVPEFAATLLIEDGLAFALVPAFSAVVARRAHGATGNPGNPGDPGDPGDPGDPGDPVRALVRRTLPRLTLAFTVVSALLIWGAPYLVELLAPGLPDPRLAVDCTRLTGTCVLTFGLAGYCSAALRAHRRFVAPAAIYVAYNTAIITAMFVFGGRWGVRAAAIGVALGGVLMIATQLPSLLRQWHRPQASLGPSAMDAPHTTTNTMAPAPLGHPATDHRALNLALFLTVLLFALCRQSQVLIERYLASPLPAGTISHLNYAQKVAQLPMVLALMLCTVTFPVVSQALAEGDTERARDRVERDLAAVSYVVLLGTAAVIACAPQLIQLLFQRGAFTAQDTAATAAVMRVYALGLLGHALVGALVRSYFSAGRPTWYPVAAMTAGIATTAGAGAWAVGPWGVLGIAAANAAGISLTALILLYGMGKRGVPIRTRPVLAAMGKPLRAAVTACAVGWFAASLIGSPTLGLAAGGTAVTVVFLLLAGLPGGQGLTPTIRTVTRRLPHARIR; encoded by the coding sequence ATGACCGTCCCCCCTCCGCCTGGCGGAAACGCCACGACTACCACGGCCGGCCCCGGCACGGATGCCCCGGAACCCGCGGTGGCGGGCCCCCACACAGACGCCCCCGACCCCGACCCCAACGCCACCAAGACCACCTTCGTCTCGCAAGGCTTCCTCGCCAGGGCCGCGTTCATCACCGTCCTCCTCTCCCTGGCCGGAGCCCTGCTGGGCCTCGGCCGGGACCAGGCGCTGGCGCATCTCTTCGGAGCCGGGAGCGATACGGACGCCTTCCTGGTGGCGTGGACGGTGCCGGAGTTCGCGGCGACGCTGCTGATCGAGGACGGGCTGGCCTTCGCGCTCGTACCGGCGTTCAGCGCGGTCGTGGCCCGCCGAGCCCATGGCGCAACGGGCAACCCCGGCAACCCCGGTGATCCCGGCGATCCCGGCGATCCCGGCGATCCCGGCGACCCGGTGCGCGCCCTGGTCCGCCGCACGCTGCCCCGCCTGACGCTGGCGTTCACCGTGGTGTCGGCGCTGCTCATCTGGGGAGCCCCGTACCTGGTCGAACTGCTGGCGCCAGGGCTCCCGGACCCCCGGCTCGCGGTGGACTGCACCCGGCTGACCGGCACCTGCGTCCTGACCTTCGGCCTCGCCGGCTACTGCAGCGCCGCCCTACGCGCCCACCGCCGCTTCGTCGCACCCGCAGCCATCTACGTCGCCTACAACACTGCCATCATCACGGCGATGTTCGTCTTCGGCGGCCGCTGGGGCGTACGAGCGGCGGCGATCGGCGTCGCGCTGGGCGGAGTACTCATGATCGCCACCCAACTACCCTCCCTGCTACGACAGTGGCACCGCCCTCAGGCGTCCCTCGGGCCCTCCGCGATGGACGCGCCGCACACGACGACGAACACGATGGCACCCGCGCCCCTTGGGCATCCGGCTACCGACCACCGCGCCCTGAACCTAGCCCTCTTCCTCACCGTCCTCCTCTTCGCCCTCTGCCGCCAGTCCCAGGTCCTCATCGAGCGCTACCTGGCCTCCCCCCTCCCCGCCGGCACCATCTCGCACCTCAACTACGCCCAAAAAGTCGCCCAGTTGCCGATGGTGCTCGCCCTGATGCTGTGCACGGTCACCTTCCCGGTCGTCTCGCAGGCACTGGCCGAGGGCGACACCGAGCGGGCCCGCGACCGCGTCGAACGCGACCTCGCGGCGGTGTCGTACGTCGTACTGCTCGGCACCGCAGCCGTCATCGCCTGTGCCCCGCAGCTCATCCAACTCCTTTTCCAGCGGGGCGCGTTCACGGCACAGGACACCGCGGCCACGGCCGCCGTCATGCGGGTGTACGCGCTGGGGCTGCTCGGCCACGCACTCGTGGGCGCCCTCGTCCGCTCGTACTTCTCGGCAGGGCGTCCCACCTGGTACCCGGTGGCCGCCATGACCGCCGGTATCGCCACCACGGCGGGTGCCGGTGCATGGGCAGTCGGCCCGTGGGGCGTACTCGGCATCGCCGCCGCCAACGCGGCCGGCATCAGCCTCACCGCCCTGATCCTGCTGTACGGGATGGGAAAGCGCGGCGTGCCGATCCGCACCCGCCCGGTACTGGCCGCGATGGGCAAACCACTGCGCGCCGCAGTGACCGCCTGCGCGGTGGGCTGGTTCGCCGCAAGCCTCATCGGCTCACCCACTCTCGGGCTCGCGGCCGGCGGCACGGCCGTCACCGTCGTCTTCCTCCTGCTCGCCGGGCTACCGGGCGGGCAGGGCCTCA
- a CDS encoding sugar transferase has product MTVERTVSPLAAQQPQRGFLPVPLLPPRGARGFPARQRSAARPTPALPLLLVDATAALTAAPALPHSLLAAPLLLAVLWLNALAALYRPPAVPAVLDELPALCARITVSWCALAALVAALSPAHAPSIRTLLTGCALQTAASCAGRGLVHWRRRRMLVRNPSAALVVGPAATAQRVAAAFLRRPECGLRPVGVLADDPAGGTGLPVLSTDEEVQRAVVQNGVRVVLLVGPVGEHGLLVRELVEDGCALWEVDAGVPSYDPVASRAYEETDRTAYGPSEGVPGKGITRTDGPGSTAHAGIGHWSSPRTRTRTRTRTPHERIAGFSCRRLEVGRRPESPAKRALDLLVSGILLLLAAPVLLACALVLRLSEGPGVVFRQERVGQDGLPFTLLKFRTHRPADEHEAATRWSVAGERDMSRFCRFLRRTSLDELPQLWNVFRGDMSLVGPRPERPYFVAGFSRTYPGYAARHRMRTGITGLAQIQGLRGDTSIEDRARFDNAYIDDWSLWQDICILLRTAAALVRPTGS; this is encoded by the coding sequence GTGACCGTCGAACGCACCGTCTCTCCCCTCGCAGCCCAGCAACCGCAGCGGGGATTCCTGCCCGTGCCGCTCCTCCCCCCACGTGGGGCCCGCGGTTTTCCCGCGAGGCAGCGGTCCGCGGCACGCCCCACCCCGGCACTGCCCCTGCTCCTCGTGGACGCGACGGCCGCGCTCACCGCCGCCCCGGCCCTCCCCCACTCCCTGCTGGCCGCGCCCCTGCTGCTCGCCGTCCTCTGGCTGAACGCCCTGGCCGCGCTGTACCGCCCGCCCGCCGTACCCGCCGTCCTGGACGAACTCCCCGCCCTCTGCGCCCGGATCACGGTGAGCTGGTGCGCCCTCGCGGCACTGGTCGCGGCCCTCTCCCCGGCCCACGCCCCCTCCATCCGTACGCTGCTGACCGGCTGCGCCCTGCAGACGGCGGCGAGCTGCGCGGGCCGCGGCCTGGTGCACTGGCGCCGCCGCCGGATGCTGGTCCGCAACCCCTCCGCCGCCCTCGTCGTAGGCCCGGCCGCCACCGCCCAGCGCGTGGCCGCCGCCTTCCTGCGCCGCCCGGAGTGCGGCCTCAGACCGGTGGGCGTCCTCGCCGACGACCCGGCCGGCGGTACGGGGCTGCCGGTGCTCAGCACGGACGAGGAGGTGCAGCGGGCTGTCGTCCAGAACGGGGTACGGGTTGTGCTCCTCGTCGGGCCCGTCGGTGAACACGGGCTGTTGGTAAGGGAGTTGGTTGAGGACGGCTGCGCCCTGTGGGAGGTCGACGCGGGGGTCCCGTCGTACGACCCGGTCGCGAGCCGCGCGTACGAGGAGACCGACCGCACCGCCTACGGCCCGTCAGAAGGCGTGCCGGGCAAGGGCATCACCCGAACCGACGGCCCCGGCAGCACAGCCCACGCAGGCATCGGCCACTGGTCCTCCCCCCGCACCCGCACCCGCACCCGCACCCGCACCCCACACGAACGCATCGCCGGCTTCTCCTGCCGCCGCCTCGAAGTCGGCCGACGCCCCGAAAGCCCCGCCAAGCGCGCCCTTGACCTGCTGGTCTCCGGAATACTGCTCCTCCTCGCCGCCCCGGTACTGCTGGCCTGCGCGCTGGTGCTGCGGCTCAGCGAAGGCCCGGGCGTCGTCTTCCGTCAGGAGCGCGTCGGCCAGGATGGACTCCCCTTCACACTGCTGAAGTTCCGCACTCATCGCCCGGCCGACGAGCACGAGGCCGCCACCCGGTGGAGTGTGGCGGGTGAGCGGGACATGAGCCGGTTCTGCCGTTTCCTGCGCCGTACCTCGCTGGACGAGCTGCCCCAGCTGTGGAACGTGTTCCGAGGCGACATGAGTCTGGTCGGGCCGCGCCCCGAACGCCCGTACTTCGTCGCCGGGTTCAGCCGCACCTATCCCGGTTACGCGGCCCGCCACCGTATGCGCACCGGCATCACCGGGCTCGCCCAGATCCAGGGGCTGCGCGGCGACACCTCCATCGAGGACCGCGCCCGCTTCGACAACGCGTACATCGACGACTGGTCGCTGTGGCAGGACATCTGCATCCTGCTGCGCACGGCCGCCGCACTCGTGCGCCCCACGGGGAGCTGA